Proteins encoded within one genomic window of Rhododendron vialii isolate Sample 1 chromosome 1a, ASM3025357v1:
- the LOC131323404 gene encoding very-long-chain aldehyde decarbonylase CER3: MVAPLSAWPWENLGPFKYLLYGPFLAKVLYSRIQDENIEESWCLHILIICALRASIYQYWTSWSNMLFLTRNRRILPQGVDFKQIDKEWDWDNFLILQALLASMALYIFPSLSSLPVWNSSGFVAVILLHVGVSEPFYYWIHKCFHGNNYLLTHYHSLHHSSTVPQAFTAGNATFLEHLILSALIGLPLMGTYLLGCGSITTVYGYLLIFDFLRCLGHCNVEIVPHQWFETLPLLKYLLYTPTYHSLHHTEMGTNFCLFMPLFDALGNTMNAKSWELHKKISSNSGTNNRVPDFVFLAHVVDVMSALHSPFVLRSFGSTPFATRLFLLPMWPFAFGVMLVMWARSKTFLFSFYNLRGRLHQTWVVPRFGFQYFLPFATQGINKHIEEAILRADRLGVKVLSLAALNKNEALNGGGTLFVNKHPNLKVRVVHGNTLTAAVILNEIPEEVKEVFLSGATSKLGRAIALYLCRKRVRVLMLTLSTERFQKVQKEAPTEFQKYLVQVTKYQAAQNCKAWIVGKWITPREQSWAPSGTHFHQFVVPPILAFRRDCTYGDLAAMRLPDDVEGLGSCEYTMERGVVHACHAGGVVHRLEGWTHHEVGAIDVDRIDLVWKAALKHGLKPVKLSTKKEKEK, encoded by the exons ATGGTTGCACCTTTATCAGCATGGCCTTGGGAGAACTTGGGCCCCTTCAAG TATTTGCTCTATGGGCCTTTTCTAGCAAAAGTGTTGTATTCAAGAATTCAGGATGAGAACATAGAGGAGAGCTGGTGCCTTCATATTCTGATTATCTGTGCACTTAGGGCTTCCATTTATCAATACTGGACTTCTTGGAGCAACATGCTCTTCCTCACCCGAAATCGCCGGATTTTGCCGCAGGGAGTGGATTTCAAGCAGATTGACAAAGAATGGGACTG GGACAACTTCTTGATTCTCCAAGCCCTACTGGCATCCATGGCCTTGTACATTTTCCCATCACTTTCCAGTCTTCCTGTGTGGAATTCAAGTGGATTTGTCGCAGTAATATTACTTCACGTGGGTGTCTCAGAGCCCTTTTACTACTGGATTCATAAATGTTTCCATGGAAATAACTATCTTCTCACCCATTACCATTCACTCCACCATTCCTCAACAGTCCCCCAGGCTTTTACTG CTGGCAATGCAACATTTTTGGAGCATCTAATTCTGAGTGCACTGATTGGGTTACCACTGATGGGGACTTATCTGCTTGGATGTGGATCAATAACCACTGTCTATGGCTATCTGTTGATCTTTGATTTTCTTAGGTGTTTGGGACACTGCAATGTGGAAATTGTTCCCCATCAGTGGTTCGAAACGCTTCCTCTGCTCAAGTATCTGCTATATACCCCAAC GTACCACAGCCTCCATCACACAGAGATGGGGACCAATTTTTGCCTTTTTATGCCCCTGTTTGATGCCTTGGGCAATACCATGAACGCCAAGTCATGGGAGCTACATAAGAAAATAAGTTCCAATTCAG GAACGAATAACAGGGTCCCAGACTTTGTGTTCTTGGCCCACGTGGTGGACGTAATGTCGGCCCTGCACAGCCCGTTCGTCCTCCGATCATTCGGGTCGACGCCGTTCGCAACCAGGCTGTTCTTGCTCCCGATGTGGCCCTTTGCTTTCGGAGTGATGCTAGTCATGTGGGCAAGGTCTAAGACCTTCTTGTTCTCTTTCTATAACCTCAGAGGCCGCTTGCACCAGACTTGGGTCGTCCCTCGCTTTGGTTTTCAG TATTTCTTGCCATTTGCCACACAGGGCATCAACAAGCACATTGAGGAGGCTATTCTTAGAGCTGATAGATTGGGCGTCAAAGTCCTCAGCCTTGCTGCTTTaaacaag AATGAAGCACTCAATGGAGGTGGAACTCTCTTTGTGAACAAGCATCCAAACCTGAAAGTTCGAGTCGTCCATGGGAACACATTGACTGCGGCAGTTATCCTTAACGAAATCCCTGAGGAAGTCAAGGAGGTTTTCTTATCAGGAGCAACCTCAAAGCTTGGAAGAGCTATTGCCCTTTACCTCTGCAGGAAAAGAGTTCGAGTCCTC ATGTTAACTCTTTCAACTGAGAGGTTTCAAAAGGTACAGAAAGAAGCCCCAACAGAGTTTCAAAAGTACCTTGTCCAAGTGACCAAGTATCAAGCAGCCCAAAACTGCaag GCATGGATAGTTGGCAAGTGGATAACACCAAGAGAGCAAAGCTGGGCTCCATCTGGGACCCATTTTCACCAGTTTGTGGTCCCACCAATATTGGCCTTCAGAAGAGACTGCACATATGGTGATCTTGCAGCCATGAGGTTACCCGATGATGTGGAAGGGCTTGGATCTTGTGAG TACACAATGGAGAGAGGGGTAGTCCATGCATGCCATGCAGGTGGTGTGGTTCATCGGCTAGAGGGTTGGACTCACCATGAAGTTGGTGCGATCGACGTCGACCGGATCGATTTAGTGTGGAAAGCTGCCCTAAAGCATGGTCTAAAGCCAGTGAAATTAagcaccaaaaaagaaaaggaaaagtag